A stretch of DNA from Sugiyamaella lignohabitans strain CBS 10342 chromosome B, complete sequence:
GCCATTGGTATTCTTGCTAAGGATGGTATTGttttggctgctgaaaagaagGTTACTAGTAAGCTTCTTGAACAAGATGTCTCGGCTGAAAAGATGTATATATTAGACGATCATATTGTGTGTGCCGTTGCTGGTATTGACTCTGATGCCAGTATTCTTGTTAATAGAGCTCGTGTATTCGCACAGAGCTATCTGAAGACATATTCCGAAGAGATTCCCTGTGAAATTCTTGTCAAGAGGCTTTGTGATATCAAACAAGGATATACTCAATATGGAGGTTTAAGACCATTTGGTGTGAGTTTTGTGTTTGCCGGTTATGATGATCTTCATGGCTTCCAACTCTACACGTCAAACCCTTCAGGTAATTACAGCGGATGGAAGGCCACTAGTGTCGGTGCAAATGGAGCATCTGCTCAAACTCTATTAAAGCAGGAATATAAGGAAGATTTCAGCTTAGATCAAGCATGTGAGCTAGCAATGAAAGTTCTTAGCAAGACTATGGACAGTGCTACTCTTACTAGCGAAAAATTGGAGTTTTCGACTGTGGGCAAAGACTCCGCCAGTGGAAAGGTATATCAGAAGATCTGGAAACCTGCTGATATCGATGCTCTGCTCAAAGCTACTGGTTTAGGTAAagccgaagaagatgattaGATTATATAACTAATACATAATATTACCAAGTTTTGTAGGAAACAGATATTGTTCCTTCTGCAGAACTTATGAGCACATTTTGAGAAGTAGAAAAGGCCGATGCACTTGCCAAATATATAAGATTAGTTATGGTACTATGTTCTGGGAGGAGAATTAAATGAAGAAAGTTAGTACTATGAGATAGCAAGGAATCTCTGCCGTATTGCAGAAACTCCATCGTAGCTAATACCCGATATTTGATGCACAGGAGAGGGTGATGACAAAGTTGTAGCAACTGTGGAAAATGCGTAAGGTCCAAATGAAGAGGATGTTTGGCTAGGTTGTGTTCCGAATCTAAAAGACGATCGTTCGTTGCGTGCCAGTTCCTCAAACCATTCAGTCATGCGATGTACATTCGCTCGTGTTGGCGGATCTATTAGCATTCGAGTCGCATGAGACGATCTAGGAGATTCAGAAGATTCCCTGAAGCAGTATGAGAATATTCGTGTCAACACTCGAACTGGTTTATTTTCCTGATCTGGAGGGCTCACTACTCCACGTCTAATAGCAGCCTCTAGTGACGGCCGCTGCGAGTCACTAAAGAATCCTCTAATGATATCAACTACCCGCTGCCGTTCAAGAGATCCTATTTTGTCTGCAAAAATGCTACCACCATGCTTCATAACACCCCTATCAATAAGCTCCTTACGCGTGGGGCGTCTACTTAAACCTCGACGTAATGAATCTTTTACGAATATTCTCGCCAACCTTGTGCTTGCCAAAATGTGCTTTTGGCATGGACTAGGAGCCAGTTGGACCCGTGAGAGAAGAATGTTTCGATCATATAAGTCTTTGCAGGAAGGCCGAAGCGGATAAGCACGTTCCAGCCATTTCGCAGTCTGTGTTAACCTACGATGATGGAGCTGTGGATCCTGAGCTAGACGCCGAAATCTATGGTCAACCTTTGAGCAATTATATAGGTCTGGAATATCCAGGAACTCAAACACCGCCACCCAGAGTTCGTCTGGTAACTGTGGGGAAGATGAATTTCGCAAGCCTTTTCGCCCCGAATCTGCCTCGCTTGTCGCATCAAATGGAGACATTTTTGGCATCACTTCCCTTGAAATCGCTCTAGTACCCtttatttgtatattttcTGATCCTTTTAGGTTCATCCGATCCTGTGAAAATTCCCCGTGGTTCATCTTATATCCTATAAACGTATCTGTATTGCAATTCTTTGCGGGTTTGTGCGATGCTCGCACATACACATACACTTCAGCTTCAAATCTCTAAGCTCTAAGACCGCTTTCCGTGTTATAATAGCCTCCAAAGTAAAGGCTAACTTGATCTGTCGTCTGAATCTTCTCTTGACGTTTCTATGTTGGTGCACAGAATATGGCAATGTGACGTAGATaaggaaaaaagaaaatagtCTTTTGGCTACAGAATCGTTCTTAACGCCCGTTTGTAAATcctcaattttttttataagGAGCAGATTGGTAAATTGTATAACCAAGTACTTTGGTTATTTAAACGAGTATATTTCCTACTGTGATTTAAACACCTCTGAAGTTTGGTAGCTGTAAAAAGTATCAGCAAACATATGCCGGATTGCCTCCTGAGAAGGCGCGGCAGTTGTTATCTCCACATTGTATGTGCGTCTTCTGCAAGTTAAATCATGCAAG
This window harbors:
- the PRE9 gene encoding proteasome core particle subunit alpha 3 (Alpha 3 subunit of the 20S proteasome; the only nonessential 20S subunit; may be replaced by the alpha 4 subunit (Pre6p) under stress conditions to create a more active proteasomal isoform; GO_component: GO:0005737 - cytoplasm [Evidence IEA,IEA]; GO_component: GO:0042175 - nuclear outer membrane-endoplasmic reticulum membrane network [Evidence IC] [PMID 9087403]; GO_component: GO:0005634 - nucleus [Evidence IEA,IEA]; GO_component: GO:0005634 - nucleus [Evidence IC] [PMID 9087403]; GO_component: GO:0000502 - proteasome complex [Evidence IEA]; GO_component: GO:0005839 - proteasome core complex [Evidence IEA]; GO_component: GO:0019773 - proteasome core complex, alpha-subunit complex [Evidence IEA]; GO_component: GO:0019773 - proteasome core complex, alpha-subunit complex [Evidence IDA] [PMID 9087403]; GO_component: GO:0034515 - proteasome storage granule [Evidence IDA] [PMID 18504300]; GO_function: GO:0004175 - endopeptidase activity [Evidence IEA]; GO_function: GO:0016787 - hydrolase activity [Evidence IEA]; GO_function: GO:0003674 - molecular_function [Evidence ND]; GO_function: GO:0008233 - peptidase activity [Evidence IEA]; GO_function: GO:0004298 - threonine-type endopeptidase activity [Evidence IEA,IEA]; GO_process: GO:0010499 - proteasomal ubiquitin-independent protein catabolic process [Evidence IDA] [PMID 19162040]; GO_process: GO:0080129 - proteasome core complex assembly [Evidence IMP] [PMID 14739934]; GO_process: GO:0043161 - proteasome-mediated ubiquitin-dependent protein catabolic process [Evidence IDA] [PMID 11545745]; GO_process: GO:0043161 - proteasome-mediated ubiquitin-dependent protein catabolic process [Evidence IDA] [PMID 19029916]; GO_process: GO:0006508 - proteolysis [Evidence IEA]; GO_process: GO:0051603 - proteolysis involved in cellular protein catabolic process [Evidence IEA]; GO_process: GO:0006511 - ubiquitin-dependent protein catabolic process [Evidence IEA]); the encoded protein is MYILDDHIVCAVAGIDSDASILVNRARVFAQSYLKTYSEEIPCEILVKRLCDIKQGYTQYGGLRPFGVSFVFAGYDDLHGFQLYTSNPSGNYSGWKATSVGANGASAQTLLKQEYKEDFSLDQACELAMKVLSKTMDSATLTSEKLEFSTVGKDSASGKVYQKIWKPADIDALLKATGLGKAEEDD